The following coding sequences are from one Deltaproteobacteria bacterium window:
- a CDS encoding peptidoglycan DD-metalloendopeptidase family protein, whose amino-acid sequence MSTLSATRPKSRPARGLVDFIGAALCLWAAAYHTPVGALARTAGALVMGKHSTARPLLAYYSAGVYDASPAAATPTSLPQPPKPPANAGPLPPETALGYGAWASFHTLPSSQQAIVLAAADTHGLARARVEDAKEGPAAMAKLLGAMEHDAGGPDAALAALFCGTEPARFAVERARAEGRTPDLATLAAELPPGNDDGIAAASQAAELGTAYALAWPVPDSTRITSPFGMRLHPVLGVRKMHTGVDLGVPEGTSVHASAAGVVRRVSEDAVNGRVVIVDHGRGVTTAYCHNSELLVHVGDHVERGTLLARSGSTGRSTGPHLHYQLDLGGTPVDPLGFRVDHASIDPNGLALGGD is encoded by the coding sequence ATGAGCACGCTCAGCGCCACGCGTCCGAAGTCGCGACCGGCCCGCGGGCTGGTGGACTTCATTGGCGCCGCGCTGTGTCTTTGGGCCGCCGCGTACCACACGCCGGTGGGCGCGCTCGCGCGGACCGCGGGCGCGCTGGTGATGGGCAAGCACAGCACCGCGCGGCCGCTGCTCGCGTACTACTCGGCCGGGGTCTACGACGCGTCGCCGGCTGCTGCAACGCCCACCTCGCTGCCCCAACCGCCCAAGCCGCCCGCGAACGCCGGACCGCTCCCGCCCGAGACCGCGCTCGGCTATGGCGCGTGGGCCTCGTTCCACACGCTTCCGTCGAGCCAGCAAGCGATCGTCCTCGCGGCCGCGGACACGCACGGGCTCGCGCGCGCGCGCGTGGAGGACGCGAAGGAGGGTCCAGCGGCGATGGCCAAGCTGCTCGGCGCCATGGAGCACGACGCGGGCGGTCCGGACGCAGCACTGGCCGCGCTCTTCTGCGGCACCGAGCCCGCGCGCTTCGCGGTGGAGCGCGCACGCGCCGAGGGTCGGACACCGGATCTGGCCACGCTCGCCGCCGAGCTCCCGCCCGGGAACGACGACGGCATCGCGGCGGCGTCGCAAGCGGCGGAGCTGGGCACCGCCTACGCGCTGGCCTGGCCCGTGCCCGACTCCACGCGCATCACCTCGCCCTTCGGCATGCGCCTCCACCCGGTGCTCGGCGTGCGCAAGATGCACACCGGCGTGGATCTGGGCGTGCCCGAGGGGACGTCGGTGCACGCGTCGGCGGCGGGCGTGGTGCGCCGGGTGAGCGAGGACGCGGTGAACGGCCGGGTGGTGATCGTCGACCACGGCCGCGGCGTGACCACCGCCTACTGCCACAACAGCGAGCTCCTGGTGCACGTGGGCGATCACGTGGAGCGCGGGACGCTGCTCGCGCGCTCGGGCTCGACAGGTCGGTCCACGGGTCCGCACCTGCACTACCAGCTCGACCTGGGCGGCACGCCGGTGGATCCGCTCGGCTTCCGGGTGGACCACGCCAGCATCGATCCGAACGGGCTCGCTCTCGGCGGCGATTAG